The following coding sequences are from one Scomber japonicus isolate fScoJap1 chromosome 3, fScoJap1.pri, whole genome shotgun sequence window:
- the cd8a gene encoding T-cell surface glycoprotein CD8 alpha chain yields the protein MDQKWIHMLMMLVFYQGVSSGVVVDVTPKEGDPVEISCTPPLGGTLVIWLRVLDTPDVEFIGSFAPSSGTEKEKIPDRFDISKASHDKLTLRSFKKNESGIYTCATLKSNALHFGRLTRLVVGEFPQIVTVAPPITTSKKDEAKTTTACVCNTSTKSGGSGFSTFCNPIILGALAGSCGLLLLLLIIISVYCSRIRTRRCPHHYKRKPRTPAPGKQMMANRHV from the exons ATGGACCAAAAGTGGATTCATATGCTGATGATGCTGGTGTTTTATCAAG GGGTGAGCTCAGGAGTTGTTGTAGACGTGACACCAAAGGAAGGGGATCCGGTTGAGATATCGTgtactcctccacttgggggcACCTTGGTCATCTGGCTTCGAGTCCTGGACACACCTGACGTTGAATTCATAGGATCTTTCGCACCGTCAAGCGGGACTGAGAAGGAAAAGATCCCTGACAGATTCGATATCTCAAAGGCTTCCCACGATAAACTAACCCTGAGGTCATTCAAAAAGAACGAGAGCGGCATTTACACCTGTGCGACTCTCAAAAGTAACGCACTGCATTTTGGCCGATTAACCCGACTGGTTGTAGGTGAGTTTC ctcaaatcGTGACTGTAGCACCGCCGATCACCACCTCCAAAAAAGATGAAGCCAAGACCACCACAGCGTGCGTTTGTAATACTTCTACTAAGTCAG GGGGAAGCGGTTTTTCCACCTTTTGTAATCCAATCATACTGGGCGCACTGGCTGGCAGCTGCGGCCTTCTTCTGctgctcctcatcatcatcagcgtGTACTGCAGCC GAATAAGGACCCGGAGATGTCCACATCATTACAAAAGAAa GCCCCGGACGCCAGCTCCTGGAAAACAAATGATGGCCAACAGACACGTTTAA